One genomic region from Spirosoma sp. KCTC 42546 encodes:
- the dinB gene encoding DNA polymerase IV, with translation MEQPGTRKIIHIDMDAFYASVEQRDNPDLRGKPVAVGGSRQRGVVAAASYEARKYGVRSAMASSIALRKCPDLLFVKPRFDVYKAVSSQIRAIFAQFTSLIEPLSLDEAYLDVTDTLTDQRTATQTAQAIKEQIKQETGLTASAGVSYNKFLAKLASDYRKPDGLFVIKPHQGLAFVEGLTVGQFHGIGSVTAAKMNQLGIFTGLDLRQKSEAFLLDHFGKVGHHYYSIARAIDTRPVTPDRERKSVGSENTFEQDLTDYADLATELEPLIKSVWAYCERMGLVGRTVTLKVKYADFQQITRSRTSLSVIADQSVFARISLDLLASLLPLPKGVRLLGVSLSSLQPIATVQGGQLTLGI, from the coding sequence ATGGAGCAGCCCGGTACCCGAAAAATCATCCATATCGATATGGACGCTTTCTACGCATCTGTTGAGCAGCGCGATAACCCCGATCTGCGCGGGAAACCCGTAGCCGTAGGGGGCTCCCGACAGCGGGGCGTGGTAGCTGCCGCCAGTTATGAAGCCCGAAAATATGGCGTACGCTCGGCCATGGCTTCATCCATCGCTCTTCGCAAGTGCCCGGATCTGCTATTTGTAAAGCCTCGCTTTGATGTATACAAGGCCGTTTCCAGTCAGATACGGGCTATTTTCGCTCAGTTTACCAGCCTGATTGAACCGCTGTCGCTGGATGAAGCCTACCTCGATGTAACGGATACACTGACGGACCAACGCACCGCTACGCAAACGGCTCAGGCCATCAAAGAGCAGATCAAACAGGAAACGGGTCTGACGGCATCAGCGGGCGTTTCTTATAACAAATTCCTGGCGAAACTGGCTTCCGATTACCGAAAACCTGATGGCTTGTTTGTCATTAAGCCGCATCAGGGACTAGCCTTTGTAGAAGGCCTGACGGTTGGGCAGTTTCACGGGATTGGCAGCGTGACGGCAGCAAAAATGAATCAACTGGGCATTTTTACCGGTCTGGATTTGCGGCAGAAAAGCGAAGCGTTTTTGCTGGACCATTTCGGTAAAGTAGGCCATCACTATTATAGCATCGCCCGGGCCATCGACACCCGCCCGGTGACTCCGGATCGGGAGCGCAAATCTGTAGGTTCAGAGAACACCTTTGAACAGGATTTAACAGACTATGCCGATTTGGCAACGGAGCTGGAACCGTTGATAAAAAGCGTATGGGCCTACTGTGAGCGAATGGGCCTGGTAGGCCGGACGGTTACGCTGAAGGTTAAATATGCCGATTTTCAGCAGATTACCCGCAGTCGAACGTCCCTCAGCGTCATTGCGGACCAATCGGTATTTGCCAGAATCAGCCTCGACTTATTGGCTTCTTTACTCCCTCTGCCAAAAGGTGTTCGTTTGCTGGGTGTCTCACTATCAAGTTTACAGCCTATAGCAACGGTTCAGGGAGGGCAGCTGACCCTGGGTATATAG
- a CDS encoding arginine-tRNA-protein transferase: MKGSMLDLCLSKGYFRMQQDVFTCRFVLFDDSLCAVHWLRITLATVTYGTKQLRLLRSNEKFSVAVKPFVLSQELESLYALYRSSINFDAPESVESCLLDGAVYNVFDTYVVEVRDGASLIAAGIFDNGAQSIAGIMNFYHPDYRKHSLGKYLMLQKIKFAQRYQKEYYYPGYLVSNYPKFDYKLFACEAATEVFDSTRDQWLPFSWDVVTRLAEVYRNG; this comes from the coding sequence ATGAAAGGAAGTATGCTGGATTTGTGCCTGAGCAAAGGCTATTTTCGGATGCAGCAGGATGTTTTTACCTGCCGGTTTGTCCTGTTCGATGATTCGCTCTGTGCGGTACACTGGTTACGTATTACACTCGCAACTGTTACATATGGCACAAAACAGCTCCGGCTATTACGAAGCAATGAGAAATTCTCCGTTGCGGTGAAGCCCTTTGTGCTTTCGCAGGAACTGGAGAGCCTGTATGCCTTGTACAGAAGTTCCATAAATTTTGACGCCCCCGAATCTGTTGAATCTTGCCTGCTGGACGGAGCCGTGTATAATGTGTTTGATACGTACGTAGTTGAAGTGCGGGACGGAGCCAGTTTGATTGCTGCCGGTATCTTCGATAATGGCGCTCAAAGCATTGCGGGTATCATGAATTTTTACCACCCGGATTACCGTAAACATAGCTTGGGGAAATACCTGATGCTACAGAAAATTAAGTTTGCCCAACGCTACCAGAAAGAGTACTACTATCCGGGCTATTTGGTCAGTAATTACCCCAAGTTTGATTATAAGCTGTTCGCCTGCGAAGCAGCTACCGAAGTATTTGACAGCACCCGTGATCAATGGCTTCCGTTTTCATGGGATGTTGTAACACGGCTGGCAGAGGTATACAGAAACGGGTAA
- a CDS encoding MBL fold metallo-hydrolase, protein MNRRRFVQHTALTLGGVSLFQHALFANRLADDPFKMKMVRDNVGVFTEKGGTIAYLQTKEGWVVVDSEFPEQAQHLIDALKKTEDKAFPLLINTHHHGDHTSGNIAFKGMVGHVVAHENSLKNQKAVAEKAKTEDKQLYPDITFNEGWKRKVGSESIRAYYFGPGHTDGDGLIHFENANVLHMGDLMSNRRYPFIDKSAGASIKNWITVLDKTLTTFDNKTIFVFGHAFDPEKITGSKEDIKAFKDYLEKLLVFVGGEVKAGKSKDEILKATAIPGVTEWQGDGIIRSLQAAYEEITTGK, encoded by the coding sequence ATGAATCGCAGACGTTTCGTTCAACACACGGCCTTAACTTTAGGGGGCGTTTCCCTGTTTCAGCACGCATTGTTTGCCAATCGGTTGGCCGACGACCCATTCAAAATGAAGATGGTTCGCGATAATGTGGGCGTTTTTACCGAAAAAGGCGGCACGATTGCCTATCTCCAAACCAAAGAGGGCTGGGTAGTTGTCGATTCTGAATTTCCCGAACAGGCGCAGCATTTAATTGACGCCCTGAAAAAAACGGAAGATAAAGCCTTTCCCTTACTGATTAATACGCATCACCACGGCGACCATACGTCGGGAAACATTGCGTTTAAAGGGATGGTGGGTCACGTAGTAGCGCACGAGAATTCGTTGAAAAACCAGAAAGCAGTCGCCGAAAAAGCAAAGACCGAGGATAAGCAACTCTATCCCGATATCACCTTTAATGAGGGTTGGAAGCGGAAGGTAGGCAGCGAAAGTATTCGGGCCTATTATTTCGGACCGGGCCACACGGATGGCGATGGCTTAATCCATTTCGAGAACGCCAACGTGCTGCACATGGGCGACTTAATGTCGAATCGTCGGTATCCGTTTATTGATAAAAGTGCGGGAGCCAGTATTAAAAACTGGATTACAGTTCTGGATAAAACGCTGACGACTTTCGATAACAAAACCATCTTCGTGTTTGGGCACGCCTTCGACCCCGAAAAAATTACGGGAAGTAAAGAAGATATCAAGGCATTTAAAGACTATCTGGAGAAGCTCCTGGTGTTTGTTGGGGGAGAAGTCAAAGCGGGAAAATCGAAAGACGAGATTCTGAAAGCAACAGCTATTCCGGGTGTAACAGAGTGGCAGGGTGATGGCATTATACGGAGCCTGCAGGCCGCTTATGAAGAGATAACCACCGGAAAGTGA